From a region of the Agrobacterium tumefaciens genome:
- the bcp gene encoding thioredoxin-dependent thiol peroxidase — protein MTDTTIGSPAPDFTLPRNGGGTVTLTDLKGKAVVLYFYPKDDTSGCTAEAIDFSALGAQFEAANTVVIGISPDSVKSHDKFAAKHSLTVMLAADEEKTVAEAYGVWKEKSMYGKKYMGVERTTFLVAPDGTIAEIWNKVKVAGHAEAVLDAAKKL, from the coding sequence ATGACAGATACGACGATCGGCAGCCCAGCTCCTGACTTCACTCTACCGCGCAATGGCGGCGGAACGGTGACACTGACCGACCTCAAGGGCAAGGCAGTCGTACTTTACTTCTACCCGAAGGACGATACGTCCGGCTGCACGGCTGAAGCCATCGATTTCAGCGCGCTCGGCGCACAGTTCGAGGCAGCCAATACGGTTGTGATTGGCATCTCGCCCGATTCTGTCAAAAGCCACGACAAATTCGCGGCAAAACACTCGCTGACCGTGATGCTGGCGGCAGACGAAGAAAAGACCGTCGCCGAAGCCTACGGCGTCTGGAAGGAAAAAAGCATGTACGGCAAGAAATACATGGGCGTCGAGCGCACGACCTTTCTCGTCGCACCCGACGGCACCATTGCCGAAATCTGGAACAAGGTGAAGGTTGCCGGACACGCCGAGGCTGTTCTGGACGCTGCCAAAAAGCTCTGA
- a CDS encoding M23 family metallopeptidase encodes MAQTAEQPGFGKKRKQHVLILASGDRVRHLTIRPWMTALAVSVAGALSLAYLGATSYLILRDDLIGATMARQTRMQHDYEDRIAALRAQVDRVTSRQLLDQQVVERKVEKLLDQQTALTSRHGRMSELMERTENAGITPAATPSAFSNALLPEKSADKGRGVSAIEKLMQPDKAPKSEKQVFYAPGSGETPSDRADRIFSKVTLSLKDIERQQISRIAELTADAENKATAMQDIIRQAGLKIDEAGNQDVGGPYAAPQPAENDPFNVSLASLDNALNRLDLVKETATGMPFGNPAPGRTITSRFGNRLDPFLGRPALHTGIDFRAETGANVKATGAGTVTIAENSGGYGNMVEIDHGQGVSTRFGHLSAILVKPGDKIDTGDVIGRAGSTGRSTGPHIHYEVRRNDAPVDPMRFLVAGSELKTYLK; translated from the coding sequence TTGGCTCAGACGGCAGAACAACCGGGGTTCGGAAAGAAGCGTAAGCAGCACGTCCTGATTCTGGCAAGCGGCGACAGGGTAAGGCATCTGACGATACGCCCCTGGATGACTGCCCTCGCCGTTTCCGTGGCTGGCGCGTTGTCGCTCGCCTATCTGGGTGCAACGTCCTACCTTATTCTCAGAGACGATCTGATCGGCGCGACAATGGCGCGGCAGACACGCATGCAGCACGATTATGAAGACCGGATTGCGGCCTTGCGCGCGCAGGTGGACCGCGTCACATCACGCCAATTGCTCGATCAGCAAGTTGTTGAAAGAAAAGTCGAAAAGCTTCTTGATCAGCAGACCGCCCTCACCTCCCGACATGGGCGCATGAGCGAGTTGATGGAGCGTACCGAAAATGCCGGCATAACACCTGCTGCAACTCCCTCGGCCTTCTCGAACGCACTTCTTCCGGAGAAAAGCGCCGACAAGGGGCGCGGCGTTTCCGCCATCGAAAAGCTGATGCAGCCCGACAAGGCACCCAAATCCGAAAAGCAGGTGTTTTACGCGCCGGGTAGCGGCGAGACACCTTCCGACCGCGCCGACCGGATTTTCTCCAAAGTCACGCTGTCGTTGAAAGACATCGAACGCCAGCAGATATCGCGAATCGCTGAACTCACCGCCGACGCCGAAAACAAGGCGACAGCGATGCAGGACATCATTCGCCAGGCAGGCTTGAAAATTGACGAAGCCGGAAACCAGGATGTTGGTGGCCCCTATGCCGCCCCGCAACCGGCTGAAAACGACCCGTTCAATGTCTCGCTTGCCAGCCTGGACAACGCCCTCAACCGGCTCGATCTCGTCAAGGAAACCGCAACCGGCATGCCGTTTGGCAACCCCGCTCCCGGCCGCACCATCACCAGCCGCTTCGGCAACCGTCTCGATCCCTTTCTCGGTCGGCCAGCCTTGCATACGGGCATCGACTTTCGTGCCGAGACCGGCGCCAACGTCAAGGCAACCGGCGCGGGTACCGTCACAATCGCTGAAAACTCGGGCGGTTACGGCAATATGGTCGAGATCGATCACGGTCAGGGCGTATCCACCCGCTTCGGTCACCTGTCCGCCATTCTGGTCAAGCCCGGCGACAAGATCGACACCGGCGACGTGATCGGCCGCGCCGGCAGCACAGGCCGTTCCACCGGCCCGCACATCCACTACGAAGTTCGCCGCAATGACGCGCCAGTCGATCCGATGCGCTTTCTTGTTGCCGGATCGGAGCTGAAAACATATCTCAAATAA
- a CDS encoding DEAD/DEAH box helicase translates to MTTFSDLGLSQKVLSAIADAGYTTPTPIQAGAIPPALERRDICGIAQTGTGKTASFVLPMLTLLEKGRARARMPRTLILEPTRELAAQVAENFEKYGKNHKLNVALLIGGVSFEEQDRKLERGADVLICTPGRLLDHCERGKLLMTGVEILVIDEADRMLDMGFIPDIERIAKMIPFTRQTLFFSATMPPEIQKLADRFLQNPARVEVAKPSSTAKTVAQRIVAAHNKDYEKRAMLRDLIRAEEQELKNAIIFCNRKKDVSDLFRSLDRHGFSVGALHGDMDQRTRMTMLQNFKDGNLKLLVASDVAARGLDIPDVSHVFNFDIPIHSEDYVHRIGRTGRAGRSGKAFTIVTKSDTKYLDAIEKLIGENIEWLNGDLSALPAPMESHDNGGRRGNKERGGKGRDKNRRDNTQQNETINKGAQSATEADVAVHGEDKVKAERKAEKAPRHSDRRSPGHANDDNRDRRRHYRDHDDGPTPVGFGDDIPAFMLIVANAKS, encoded by the coding sequence TTGACAACATTCTCTGATCTTGGCCTGAGCCAAAAAGTTCTTTCCGCTATTGCAGATGCCGGCTACACAACGCCGACGCCCATTCAGGCGGGCGCTATTCCGCCTGCGCTGGAAAGACGCGATATCTGTGGCATCGCACAGACCGGAACGGGGAAAACGGCTTCCTTCGTTCTGCCGATGCTCACCCTTCTGGAGAAGGGCCGCGCACGCGCCAGAATGCCGCGCACGCTGATTCTCGAGCCGACGCGCGAACTCGCAGCGCAGGTTGCCGAAAACTTCGAAAAATACGGCAAGAATCACAAGCTGAACGTCGCGCTGCTGATCGGCGGCGTCTCCTTCGAAGAGCAGGACCGCAAGCTTGAGCGTGGCGCAGACGTGTTGATCTGCACCCCCGGCCGCCTTCTCGACCATTGCGAGCGCGGCAAGCTTCTGATGACCGGTGTCGAAATTCTCGTCATCGATGAAGCCGACCGCATGCTGGACATGGGCTTCATTCCGGACATCGAGCGCATTGCGAAGATGATTCCATTCACCCGCCAGACGCTGTTCTTCTCGGCAACCATGCCGCCGGAGATCCAGAAGCTTGCGGACCGCTTCCTGCAGAACCCGGCCCGTGTCGAAGTAGCCAAGCCTTCTTCGACGGCGAAAACGGTTGCCCAGCGCATCGTTGCTGCGCACAACAAGGATTACGAGAAGCGCGCCATGCTGCGCGACCTGATCCGTGCCGAAGAACAGGAACTGAAGAACGCCATCATCTTCTGCAACCGCAAGAAGGATGTCTCCGATCTGTTCCGCTCGCTTGACCGGCACGGTTTCTCGGTCGGCGCTCTGCATGGTGACATGGATCAGCGTACGCGCATGACCATGCTGCAGAACTTCAAGGACGGAAACCTGAAACTGCTCGTCGCGTCCGATGTCGCGGCACGCGGTCTGGATATTCCTGACGTCAGCCACGTCTTCAACTTCGACATTCCGATCCATTCGGAAGACTACGTTCACCGCATCGGCCGTACCGGCCGCGCTGGACGGTCGGGTAAGGCCTTTACCATCGTCACGAAAAGCGACACGAAGTATCTCGATGCCATCGAAAAACTGATCGGCGAAAACATCGAGTGGCTGAACGGCGATCTTTCCGCCCTGCCCGCTCCCATGGAAAGCCATGACAATGGTGGACGTCGCGGCAACAAGGAACGTGGCGGCAAGGGTCGCGACAAAAACCGTCGTGACAACACGCAGCAGAACGAAACAATCAACAAGGGCGCACAATCCGCAACGGAAGCGGATGTCGCGGTTCACGGAGAAGACAAAGTGAAGGCAGAACGCAAAGCGGAAAAAGCGCCCCGTCATTCCGATCGCCGCAGCCCTGGCCACGCCAACGACGACAACCGCGACCGTCGCCGTCATTACCGTGACCACGACGATGGCCCGACACCGGTTGGCTTCGGCGACGACATTCCGGCATTCATGCTGATCGTGGCAAACGCCAAGAGCTGA
- a CDS encoding NUDIX domain-containing protein has product MTSPGKPGLDFPGVGAGLVILRDEKLLLCRRVKAPEAEHWSIPGGKVDHMEPAHIAAKREAEEETGLTIGQVDFLCHSELALASDNQHWVSLIYIARDFQGEPTLTEPDKLSQIGWFALDQLPEPLSAFAKDALTALKHHPVHQSY; this is encoded by the coding sequence ATGACCTCTCCAGGCAAACCGGGCCTCGATTTTCCTGGCGTCGGCGCTGGTCTCGTTATTCTGCGCGATGAAAAACTGCTGCTTTGCCGGCGCGTAAAGGCGCCGGAAGCGGAACACTGGAGCATTCCAGGCGGAAAAGTCGACCATATGGAGCCGGCTCATATCGCGGCAAAACGCGAGGCCGAAGAGGAAACGGGGCTGACGATCGGCCAGGTGGATTTCCTCTGCCACAGCGAACTGGCGCTGGCCTCCGATAACCAGCACTGGGTTTCCCTGATATATATAGCTCGCGATTTCCAGGGCGAGCCCACATTGACGGAACCGGACAAACTGTCCCAGATCGGCTGGTTCGCACTGGATCAGCTTCCGGAACCCCTCTCCGCCTTCGCAAAAGACGCATTGACGGCGCTCAAGCACCACCCGGTCCATCAGAGTTACTAG
- a CDS encoding ABC transporter substrate-binding protein, with the protein MRSLCLLPFIASLAFAGAASAATIGIVAPQNGPFELLGQQIRQGAKAAAAKLGLDVIEIHESCEDGSGGAIADGLVAAKVSAAIGFLCTETLQGVLPPLKSAAIPAITLSSRAPILMEDALKYGWPLFRFAPSDKAESDKVAEIILRDWKGHPIGLVDDGTIYSRELVDRVRSALEENGLKPTLADTMRPTQEQQVALVRRLARTGVTHVFVGAERNDVAIIARDAGTENIALTIMGGDAMAAANNPVALPPNVLAVTRPAYDTLPSAQAVTGELRAANIEPEGYVLPSYAATELTAALVEMVQAQNKPASELLASGTAFKTVIGDIAFNPSHEFAANPYGLQRWNGQRFEPTDRAEKQ; encoded by the coding sequence ATGCGTTCTCTTTGCCTGCTGCCCTTTATCGCCAGTCTTGCCTTCGCGGGCGCAGCAAGCGCGGCAACAATTGGCATTGTCGCTCCCCAGAATGGTCCGTTCGAACTTTTGGGACAGCAGATCCGGCAAGGCGCAAAGGCGGCAGCGGCCAAGCTGGGTCTCGATGTGATCGAAATTCATGAAAGCTGCGAAGACGGCAGCGGCGGCGCCATTGCTGATGGGCTCGTTGCTGCCAAGGTCAGCGCGGCAATCGGTTTCCTGTGCACCGAAACGCTGCAGGGCGTCCTGCCGCCGCTCAAGTCTGCCGCCATACCAGCCATCACACTCTCCAGCCGTGCGCCCATCCTGATGGAAGACGCCCTGAAATATGGCTGGCCACTGTTTCGTTTCGCCCCGTCCGACAAGGCGGAGTCCGATAAGGTGGCTGAAATCATCCTGCGCGACTGGAAGGGTCACCCCATCGGCCTGGTCGATGACGGCACGATCTACAGCCGCGAACTTGTTGACCGGGTTCGCTCCGCCCTCGAGGAAAACGGCCTGAAGCCGACGCTGGCCGACACCATGCGCCCCACCCAGGAACAGCAGGTCGCACTGGTGCGCAGGCTGGCACGAACCGGGGTGACGCATGTATTTGTTGGCGCAGAGCGCAACGATGTCGCCATCATTGCAAGAGATGCCGGCACGGAGAACATTGCCCTGACGATCATGGGTGGCGATGCGATGGCCGCAGCCAACAACCCCGTCGCCCTCCCCCCCAATGTTCTGGCCGTAACACGCCCAGCCTACGACACCCTTCCTTCTGCGCAGGCAGTGACGGGTGAATTGCGGGCGGCAAACATCGAACCCGAGGGTTACGTCCTGCCGTCTTATGCGGCGACAGAGCTGACGGCAGCGCTTGTTGAAATGGTGCAGGCGCAAAACAAGCCGGCGTCCGAACTTCTGGCAAGCGGCACCGCATTCAAAACCGTCATTGGCGACATCGCTTTCAACCCCTCACACGAGTTTGCGGCGAACCCCTACGGCCTGCAACGCTGGAACGGCCAACGCTTTGAGCCGACCGACCGGGCGGAAAAACAATAG
- a CDS encoding ribulose-phosphate 3-epimerase: protein MSLPIRIAPSILASNFAKLGQEVADVTEAGADWIHLDVMDGHFVPNISFGPDVIKALRPHSKAFFDCHLMIAPVDPYLEAFAKAGCDSITVHAEAGPHLHRSLQTIRSLGKKVGVTLNPATPLSVIENVLDDVDLILIMSVNPGFGGQKFIPAMLDKIRATKTMIGERPIELEVDGGVTVETAPAIIAAGANALVAGSAVFKGDGVDDYRKTVAALRAAAETGRR, encoded by the coding sequence ATGTCCCTACCCATCCGGATCGCCCCATCCATTCTGGCATCCAATTTTGCCAAGCTGGGACAGGAGGTCGCGGACGTTACGGAAGCCGGCGCGGACTGGATTCACCTCGATGTCATGGACGGCCATTTCGTTCCCAACATCTCGTTCGGCCCCGACGTCATCAAGGCACTGCGCCCGCACAGCAAGGCATTCTTCGACTGCCACCTGATGATTGCACCTGTCGACCCCTACCTCGAAGCTTTCGCCAAGGCAGGCTGTGACAGTATCACCGTTCATGCCGAAGCCGGACCGCATCTGCACCGTTCGTTGCAGACCATCCGCTCGCTCGGCAAGAAGGTTGGTGTGACACTCAATCCCGCCACACCGCTTTCGGTCATCGAAAACGTTCTTGATGATGTCGATCTGATCCTCATCATGAGCGTCAATCCGGGCTTTGGCGGTCAGAAATTCATTCCCGCCATGCTCGACAAGATCCGAGCAACCAAAACGATGATCGGTGAACGTCCGATCGAACTCGAAGTTGACGGCGGCGTGACGGTTGAGACCGCACCTGCTATCATTGCCGCTGGCGCCAACGCCCTCGTGGCGGGCTCGGCCGTGTTCAAGGGAGATGGCGTCGACGACTACCGCAAGACGGTTGCCGCGTTGCGTGCTGCCGCCGAAACGGGACGTCGCTGA
- a CDS encoding adenylosuccinate lyase yields the protein MIPRYSRPEMVAIWSPETKFRIWFEIEAHACDALAEIGVIPKSAAKTIWEKGGSANFDVARIDEIEAVTKHDVIAFLTHLAEFVGPDSRFVHQGMTSSDVLDTTLNIQLVRAADLLLADMDRLLAALKTRAFEHKNTVRIGRSHGIHAEPTTMGLTFARFYAEMDRNRARLVNARAEIATGAISGAVGTFANIDPSVEEHVCKALGLAPEPVSTQVIPRDRHAMFFAILGVIASSIENVAIEIRHMQRTEVLEAEEFFSPGQKGSSAMPHKRNPVLTENLTGLARLVRMSVVPALENVALWHERDISHSSVERGIGPDTTITLDFALNRLAGVIEKLVIYPDNMLKNMNKFRGLVHSQRVLLALTQAGVSREDAYRLVQRNAMKVWEHGADFLEELLGDDEVRAALSEEVIREKFDLGYHTKHVDTIFKRVFGNA from the coding sequence ATGATCCCTCGTTACTCCCGGCCGGAAATGGTCGCTATCTGGTCGCCGGAAACAAAATTCCGCATCTGGTTCGAGATTGAGGCCCATGCCTGCGACGCGCTGGCCGAAATCGGCGTCATTCCGAAGTCCGCAGCGAAGACGATCTGGGAAAAGGGCGGCAGCGCTAACTTCGATGTGGCGCGCATCGATGAAATCGAAGCTGTAACCAAGCACGACGTCATTGCCTTCCTGACGCACCTTGCCGAATTCGTCGGCCCCGACAGCCGTTTCGTGCACCAGGGCATGACCTCCTCCGACGTTCTCGACACGACGCTGAACATTCAGCTCGTTCGCGCCGCCGACCTGCTTCTGGCCGACATGGACCGGCTGCTGGCCGCGTTGAAGACACGCGCCTTCGAACACAAGAACACGGTGCGCATCGGCCGCAGCCACGGCATTCATGCCGAGCCGACCACGATGGGCCTGACATTTGCCCGCTTCTACGCGGAGATGGATCGCAACCGCGCCCGCCTCGTCAACGCCCGCGCTGAAATTGCCACGGGCGCCATCTCCGGCGCCGTCGGCACATTCGCCAACATCGATCCTTCCGTGGAAGAACACGTCTGCAAGGCGCTCGGTCTTGCGCCGGAGCCGGTTTCGACCCAAGTCATTCCGCGCGACCGCCACGCCATGTTCTTCGCAATCCTTGGCGTCATTGCCTCGTCGATCGAAAACGTCGCGATCGAAATCCGCCACATGCAGCGCACCGAAGTGCTGGAAGCCGAAGAGTTCTTCTCTCCGGGCCAGAAGGGTTCTTCGGCAATGCCGCACAAGCGCAACCCCGTGCTGACCGAGAACCTGACGGGTCTTGCCCGCCTGGTACGCATGTCGGTTGTTCCGGCGCTGGAAAACGTTGCCCTCTGGCACGAGCGTGACATCAGCCACTCCTCCGTGGAGCGCGGCATCGGTCCTGACACCACCATCACCCTCGACTTCGCGCTGAACCGTCTGGCCGGCGTTATCGAGAAGCTGGTGATTTACCCGGACAACATGCTGAAGAACATGAACAAGTTCCGCGGCCTGGTACATTCGCAGCGCGTTCTGCTCGCGCTCACGCAGGCAGGCGTGTCTCGTGAAGACGCATATCGCCTGGTCCAGCGCAACGCCATGAAGGTCTGGGAACACGGCGCAGACTTCCTTGAAGAGCTTCTGGGCGATGACGAAGTCCGCGCAGCTCTTTCCGAAGAGGTTATCCGCGAGAAGTTCGACCTCGGCTACCACACCAAGCACGTCGACACGATCTTCAAGCGCGTCTTCGGCAACGCTTAA
- a CDS encoding serine hydrolase family protein yields MKVSEADILIVPGYTNSGPDHWQSRWERKLSTARRVEQAEWSKPVKEDWVARLVEEVNASTRPVVIVAHSLGVPTVIHALPEIGKKVTGALLVAPPDVANDAIRPKHLMTFGPYPRDPLPFPTITIASRNDPFGSYEHADEIAAAWGSLLIDAGMSGHINAESGHGPWPEGGMVFAQFLSKLKPSET; encoded by the coding sequence ATGAAGGTTTCAGAAGCAGATATTCTTATCGTACCCGGTTACACCAATTCCGGCCCCGACCACTGGCAGAGCCGTTGGGAGCGCAAGCTTTCCACCGCGCGCCGGGTTGAGCAGGCGGAATGGTCAAAACCGGTGAAGGAAGACTGGGTGGCAAGGCTGGTCGAAGAGGTCAACGCCTCGACCAGACCGGTTGTCATCGTTGCCCATTCGCTCGGCGTTCCAACCGTGATCCATGCCCTGCCCGAGATTGGCAAGAAGGTGACGGGCGCACTTCTCGTTGCCCCGCCTGACGTCGCCAACGATGCGATCAGGCCGAAACACCTGATGACGTTCGGCCCCTACCCGCGCGATCCACTGCCGTTCCCGACCATCACCATCGCCAGCAGGAACGATCCGTTCGGCTCTTACGAACATGCCGACGAAATTGCTGCTGCATGGGGTTCGCTGCTGATCGATGCCGGAATGTCCGGACATATCAACGCTGAGTCCGGCCATGGTCCCTGGCCGGAAGGCGGCATGGTCTTTGCGCAGTTCCTGAGCAAGCTGAAGCCTTCCGAAACCTGA
- a CDS encoding EAL domain-containing protein, with amino-acid sequence MEVDGEQRLFAQLTDITNQRRRENAIAFREKRWDSALVSAGLGVWDQNFATGEMYGSDIWRQIRGIRNDSELETDFERWAQKIHPDDREHTLHCIERQNAGDPAYAVFEYRERHEDGRWVWIECRGACVERDENGKPVRIVGTDADISQRKETEHQVERISRSLKLALEASQVGVFVANFDTGITVWDDRMYEIMQIERSETIAVGGLWETRVHPDDIERVEKNVGYHVARMIPFSEEYRAIMPDGSYRYIRARSLPFIDSDGQKKMIGVNWDVTADVALRNELERAKTLAEARNRELETAKTRIEYNATHDDLTDLPNRRYLDAMFDGFARESFAEGKGVGVLHVDLDRFKQINDTLGRKTGDMMLKHIAALLKKNARNADFVAHVGGDEFVVISRFSGNQRKLALMADRLIKEIRKPVHFEGHVCRLGASIGIASSYGLTSDVKQILLNADIALYNAKKRGRNRYEFFSADTQDILINTKRMSDDILLALERDEFIPFYQFRFDAQTLDIAGVETLARWQHPEKGILTPDRFLAIAEDLDVVSSIDAMMLDKAIKDFKAWDMAGLDVPNISVNVSSRRLHDPGLMKSLSNVDIPPGSVSFELLESIFLDDSDEVAISNLRQLRDMGIDIEIDDFGTGHASIVSLLKVSPSVLKVDRQLVRTAPQSSEQRKLLTSIIDIGRSLSIKVVAEGVETAAHVRVLQKLGCDYLQGYALCRPLPQQAIIPFVQSQPWRQLNLESPGPTRKRAF; translated from the coding sequence ATGGAAGTGGATGGAGAACAGCGGCTTTTTGCTCAGCTGACCGATATCACCAATCAGAGACGGCGCGAAAACGCCATCGCATTCCGCGAAAAACGCTGGGATAGCGCGCTTGTCAGCGCCGGTCTTGGTGTCTGGGACCAGAATTTCGCGACCGGTGAAATGTACGGCTCCGACATCTGGCGCCAGATCCGCGGCATCAGAAACGATAGCGAGCTGGAAACTGATTTCGAGCGCTGGGCGCAGAAAATACACCCCGACGACCGGGAACATACCCTGCATTGCATCGAACGCCAGAACGCCGGTGACCCTGCCTATGCTGTGTTCGAATATCGCGAGCGCCACGAGGACGGCCGCTGGGTCTGGATCGAGTGCCGGGGCGCCTGTGTCGAACGTGATGAAAACGGCAAACCTGTGCGCATTGTCGGCACGGATGCGGATATTTCACAGAGAAAAGAAACCGAACATCAGGTCGAACGCATTTCGCGGTCCCTGAAACTTGCACTCGAAGCCTCTCAGGTCGGCGTGTTCGTGGCGAATTTCGATACCGGCATCACCGTATGGGATGACCGCATGTACGAGATCATGCAGATCGAAAGGTCGGAAACCATAGCGGTCGGCGGGCTCTGGGAAACCCGCGTTCATCCCGACGATATCGAGCGCGTCGAAAAGAACGTCGGATACCATGTCGCGCGGATGATCCCGTTTTCGGAAGAGTATCGTGCCATCATGCCGGATGGTTCGTACCGTTATATTCGCGCACGCTCTCTGCCGTTCATCGATTCCGATGGTCAGAAGAAGATGATCGGGGTGAACTGGGACGTCACCGCCGACGTGGCGCTCCGCAATGAACTGGAACGGGCCAAGACGCTTGCCGAGGCCCGCAACCGCGAACTCGAAACGGCCAAGACCAGGATCGAGTACAACGCCACCCACGACGATCTGACAGACCTGCCGAACCGCCGTTATCTCGATGCGATGTTCGACGGTTTTGCCAGGGAAAGTTTCGCCGAGGGCAAGGGTGTCGGGGTTCTCCACGTCGACCTCGACCGCTTCAAGCAGATCAACGACACACTCGGTCGCAAGACCGGTGACATGATGCTGAAGCACATCGCCGCGCTTTTGAAAAAGAACGCGCGCAATGCCGATTTTGTCGCCCATGTCGGTGGCGACGAATTCGTTGTCATCTCCCGGTTCTCAGGCAATCAGCGCAAGCTCGCATTGATGGCCGACCGGTTGATCAAGGAAATTCGAAAGCCCGTGCACTTTGAGGGGCATGTCTGTCGCCTCGGCGCCAGCATCGGCATTGCGAGCAGCTATGGTCTGACGTCGGACGTCAAGCAGATACTGCTCAATGCCGATATTGCCCTCTACAACGCCAAGAAGCGTGGCCGGAACCGCTACGAATTCTTTTCCGCCGATACGCAGGACATTCTCATCAACACCAAACGCATGTCCGATGACATCCTGCTGGCGCTCGAACGAGATGAATTCATCCCCTTCTACCAGTTCCGTTTTGACGCCCAGACACTGGACATTGCTGGCGTAGAAACACTGGCACGCTGGCAGCACCCGGAAAAAGGCATCCTGACACCTGATCGTTTTCTCGCGATCGCCGAGGACCTCGATGTCGTCTCGTCGATCGATGCGATGATGCTCGACAAGGCGATCAAGGATTTCAAAGCCTGGGATATGGCCGGTCTCGATGTTCCGAATATTTCCGTCAACGTCTCGTCGCGACGCCTGCATGACCCCGGACTGATGAAGTCGCTGTCCAATGTCGATATCCCGCCCGGCTCGGTATCTTTCGAACTGCTGGAATCGATATTCCTCGACGACAGCGACGAAGTGGCTATTTCGAACCTGCGCCAGTTGCGAGACATGGGCATCGATATCGAGATCGACGATTTCGGCACCGGCCACGCCTCCATCGTCAGCCTTCTGAAAGTCAGTCCGAGCGTACTGAAAGTCGACAGGCAACTGGTGCGCACAGCACCGCAATCGTCTGAACAGCGCAAGTTGCTGACATCGATCATCGACATCGGCCGCTCGCTGAGCATCAAGGTTGTTGCCGAAGGTGTGGAAACGGCAGCCCATGTCAGGGTGCTGCAGAAGCTTGGCTGCGACTACCTGCAGGGCTATGCGCTGTGCCGGCCATTACCGCAGCAGGCAATCATCCCGTTCGTCCAGTCGCAGCCCTGGCGGCAACTGAACCTGGAAAGCCCGGGACCAACGCGCAAGCGCGCTTTTTGA
- a CDS encoding phosphoribosylaminoimidazolesuccinocarboxamide synthase, whose protein sequence is MNRRRRIYEGKAKILYEGPEPGTLIQFFKDDATAFNKKKHEVIDGKGVLNNRISEYVFTHLNKIGIPTHFIRRLNMREQLIREVEMIPLEVVVRNVAAGSLSKRLGIDEGVVLPRSIIEFYYKSDALEDPMVSEEHITAFGWANPAELDDIMALAIRVNDFLSGLFLGVGIQLVDFKIECGRLFEGDMMRIILADEISPDSCRLWDIETQEKMDKDRFRRDMGGLLEAYSEVARRLGIINENEPIRGTGPVLVK, encoded by the coding sequence ATGAATCGTCGCCGCCGTATCTACGAAGGCAAGGCCAAGATCCTTTACGAAGGTCCGGAGCCGGGAACGCTCATCCAGTTCTTCAAGGACGATGCGACCGCCTTCAACAAGAAGAAGCACGAAGTCATCGACGGCAAGGGTGTGTTGAACAACCGCATCTCTGAATATGTCTTTACCCATCTGAACAAGATCGGCATTCCGACGCACTTCATTCGCCGCCTCAACATGCGCGAGCAATTGATCCGGGAAGTCGAAATGATCCCGCTTGAGGTTGTCGTGCGCAATGTCGCCGCCGGCTCGCTATCCAAGCGTCTTGGCATCGACGAAGGCGTTGTTCTTCCGCGCTCGATCATCGAGTTCTACTACAAGTCCGATGCACTTGAAGACCCGATGGTCTCCGAAGAGCACATCACGGCTTTCGGCTGGGCAAATCCTGCCGAGCTTGATGACATCATGGCACTGGCGATCCGCGTCAACGACTTCCTGTCCGGCCTGTTCCTTGGCGTCGGCATCCAGCTCGTCGACTTCAAGATCGAATGCGGCCGCCTGTTCGAAGGCGACATGATGCGCATCATTCTCGCTGACGAGATTTCTCCCGATAGCTGCCGTCTGTGGGATATCGAGACCCAGGAAAAAATGGACAAGGACCGCTTCCGCCGTGACATGGGCGGACTGCTGGAAGCCTATTCCGAGGTCGCGCGCCGGCTTGGCATCATCAATGAAAACGAACCGATCCGCGGCACTGGCCCGGTTCTGGTGAAGTAA
- the purS gene encoding phosphoribosylformylglycinamidine synthase subunit PurS produces MIKARVTVTLKNGVLDPQGKAIEGALGSLGFEGVGQVRQGKVFDLEVGGTDKAKAEADLKAMCEKLLANTVIENYAIAIL; encoded by the coding sequence GTGATCAAGGCACGGGTGACTGTTACGCTGAAGAATGGCGTTCTCGATCCGCAGGGCAAGGCAATCGAAGGCGCGCTCGGCAGCCTCGGTTTCGAAGGTGTGGGCCAGGTCCGTCAGGGCAAGGTGTTCGACCTCGAAGTCGGCGGTACAGACAAGGCCAAGGCCGAAGCCGACCTGAAGGCAATGTGCGAAAAACTGTTGGCCAACACGGTTATCGAAAACTACGCCATCGCTATTCTCTAA